A single Phytohabitans houttuyneae DNA region contains:
- a CDS encoding class I SAM-dependent methyltransferase produces the protein MAARPQLTDEQARRWSEVLAHLAAAIPDGAPSVVVDGGAHTRMVADRLAETLRAAGRACARLTPDNGRPSGGIALADGPGWRERPPAGRWDVVIWLRTPVAGGGRPAERHQDADIVVDMYDPGWPVIRHLTARLARHGHWYVTESRAFFAARAHTWDTKFGDDLPAYAAAVADAGIPPGGVVVDAGCGTGRALPALREAVGPTGTVIGLDLTPQMLAVARPRAEVAGAVLLLGDAHRLPVGAARVDAVLAAGLITHLSDPATGLTELARITRPDGRLVLFHPSGRAALAARHGHAVRPDDPLGEGPLRAAMERTGWRLSVYDDAPHRFLAVGRRRP, from the coding sequence ATGGCCGCTCGACCGCAGCTGACCGACGAGCAGGCACGCCGCTGGTCGGAGGTGCTGGCCCACCTCGCCGCCGCGATCCCGGACGGCGCCCCGTCGGTCGTCGTCGACGGTGGCGCGCACACCCGGATGGTCGCCGACCGGCTGGCGGAGACGCTGCGCGCCGCGGGACGCGCCTGTGCCCGCCTCACCCCGGACAACGGCCGGCCCTCCGGCGGGATCGCGCTCGCCGATGGTCCGGGGTGGCGCGAGCGCCCGCCGGCCGGGCGGTGGGACGTGGTGATCTGGCTGCGCACGCCTGTCGCCGGCGGGGGCCGGCCCGCCGAGCGGCACCAGGACGCCGACATCGTGGTCGACATGTACGACCCCGGCTGGCCGGTGATCCGGCACCTCACCGCCCGGCTGGCCCGCCACGGCCACTGGTACGTGACGGAGTCCAGGGCGTTCTTCGCCGCCCGCGCGCACACCTGGGACACGAAGTTCGGTGACGACCTGCCGGCGTACGCGGCGGCCGTCGCCGATGCCGGCATCCCGCCGGGCGGCGTGGTCGTCGACGCCGGCTGTGGCACCGGCCGGGCGCTGCCGGCCCTGCGCGAGGCGGTCGGCCCCACCGGTACCGTCATCGGCCTGGACCTGACCCCGCAGATGCTGGCCGTCGCCCGCCCCCGGGCGGAGGTGGCGGGCGCGGTCCTGCTCCTCGGCGACGCCCACCGCCTGCCGGTCGGCGCCGCCCGCGTCGACGCGGTCCTCGCCGCCGGGCTGATCACCCACCTGAGCGACCCCGCGACCGGCCTCACCGAGCTCGCCCGGATCACCCGCCCGGACGGCCGGCTCGTGCTCTTCCACCCCTCCGGCCGCGCCGCGCTCGCCGCCCGCCACGGCCACGCCGTGCGTCCCGACGACCCGCTCGGCGAGGGGCCGCTGCGCGCGGCCATGGAGCGGACCGGGTGGCGGCTGAGCGTCTACGACGACGCGCCGCACCGCTTCCTCGCCGTCGGCCGCCGGCGGCCCTGA
- a CDS encoding methyltransferase family protein, producing the protein MHTRGAGVMAGLGERTSLVTGGPFALARNPTFTAMAATSLGLTAMAPNPIALAATAVLVAAVEMQVRMVEEPYLSRVHGAVYRAYAARVGRFRPGVGRLS; encoded by the coding sequence GTGCACACCCGCGGTGCGGGCGTGATGGCCGGGCTCGGCGAGCGCACGAGCCTGGTGACCGGGGGTCCGTTCGCGCTGGCCCGTAACCCGACCTTCACGGCGATGGCCGCGACGAGCCTCGGCCTGACCGCGATGGCGCCGAACCCGATCGCGCTGGCGGCGACCGCCGTGCTGGTGGCGGCGGTCGAGATGCAGGTACGCATGGTCGAGGAGCCGTACCTGTCGCGGGTCCACGGCGCGGTCTACCGGGCGTACGCGGCACGGGTCGGCCGCTTCCGGCCCGGCGTCGGCCGGCTCTCCTGA
- a CDS encoding cation transporter encodes MAGKPLPLVAAAAPPSARQRVLARRVRLLVAATIAYNSVEAAVAITAGSLASSTALVGFGLDSVIEVSSAAAVAWQFTAADHRRRERTALRVIAFSFFALAAYVTVESVRALAGGERAEHSTVGIGLAAVSLAVMPVLSAAQRRAGRELGSASAVADSRQTLLCTYLSAVLLAGLVLNSLFGWWWADPAAALVIAAVAVKEGRDAWRGIACCPQCTPAVRA; translated from the coding sequence ATGGCCGGCAAGCCGCTGCCGCTGGTGGCCGCCGCCGCCCCGCCGTCCGCCCGGCAGCGCGTGCTGGCCCGGCGGGTGCGGCTGCTGGTCGCCGCCACCATCGCCTACAACTCGGTGGAGGCCGCCGTCGCCATCACCGCCGGCAGCCTCGCCTCGTCCACCGCACTGGTCGGGTTCGGTCTCGACTCGGTCATCGAGGTCTCGTCCGCCGCCGCGGTGGCGTGGCAGTTCACCGCGGCCGACCACCGCCGCCGCGAGCGGACCGCGCTGCGGGTCATCGCGTTCTCGTTCTTCGCCCTGGCCGCCTACGTCACCGTCGAGTCCGTGCGCGCGCTGGCCGGCGGCGAGCGGGCCGAGCACTCGACCGTCGGCATCGGCCTGGCCGCGGTGTCGCTCGCCGTGATGCCGGTGCTGTCGGCCGCGCAGCGCCGCGCGGGCCGCGAGCTGGGCTCGGCGTCCGCGGTCGCCGACTCGCGGCAGACGCTGCTGTGCACGTACCTGTCCGCCGTCCTGCTGGCCGGGCTGGTGCTGAACTCGCTGTTCGGCTGGTGGTGGGCCGACCCGGCCGCCGCGCTCGTCATCGCCGCCGTCGCGGTCAAGGAGGGCCGGGACGCCTGGCGCGGGATCGCGTGCTGTCCACAGTGCACACCCGCGGTGCGGGCGTGA
- a CDS encoding ArsR/SmtB family transcription factor, with protein sequence METLTHGQVLARFGHALSDPVRARLLLALRDAPGYPADLADLLGTSRQNLSNHLACLRGCGLVVATPEGRRTRYALADPRLAHALGDLLGLVLAVDPAACPSADTDGCC encoded by the coding sequence GTGGAGACGTTGACGCACGGACAGGTGCTGGCCCGCTTCGGGCACGCGCTGTCCGACCCGGTCCGGGCGCGGCTGCTGCTCGCGCTGCGGGACGCGCCCGGATACCCGGCCGACCTGGCCGACCTGCTCGGCACCAGCCGGCAAAACCTCTCCAACCACCTGGCCTGCCTGCGCGGCTGCGGCCTCGTGGTGGCCACCCCGGAAGGCCGGCGCACGCGGTACGCACTGGCCGACCCGCGGCTCGCGCACGCGCTCGGCGACCTGCTGGGCCTGGTGCTTGCCGTCGACCCGGCCGCCTGCCCGTCGGCGGACACGGACGGCTGCTGCTGA
- a CDS encoding mesaconyl-C4 CoA hydratase, with translation MTVQPPAGGVVREEVIAPEPAEALANLLDVEIPGDVLPPMWHWVYLLERRRTADLGPDGHPTSGVPAPPGPGLKRMFAGGRVTTARPLRIGRRATRRSWVTRTSEKVGRSGPLTFLTLRGEISQDGHVAIVEESDLVYRAADASSPTAGAPASEPPVGPRLRLAVDEAFLFRFSALTYNAHRIHYDLGWARAEGYAGLVVHGPLQALMMAEFARRHGDGLVGRTFAFRLVAPMVGTQTLTVLPGPDGAQVLDAGGQITARSEFVPGNVAGDSPGQA, from the coding sequence ATGACAGTGCAGCCACCGGCAGGTGGGGTGGTACGGGAAGAGGTCATCGCCCCCGAGCCCGCGGAAGCCCTCGCCAACCTCCTGGACGTCGAGATCCCCGGCGACGTGCTGCCGCCGATGTGGCACTGGGTGTACCTGCTGGAGCGCCGCCGCACCGCGGACCTCGGTCCGGACGGCCACCCCACGTCCGGTGTACCGGCGCCGCCCGGCCCCGGACTCAAGCGGATGTTCGCCGGCGGCCGGGTGACCACCGCGCGGCCGCTGCGGATCGGGCGGCGCGCGACGCGGCGCAGCTGGGTGACGCGGACCAGCGAGAAGGTGGGGCGCAGCGGCCCGCTGACGTTTCTGACGCTGCGCGGCGAGATCAGCCAGGACGGTCACGTCGCGATCGTGGAGGAGAGCGACCTGGTGTACCGCGCGGCGGACGCGTCCTCGCCGACCGCCGGCGCGCCCGCGTCCGAGCCACCGGTGGGTCCGCGGCTGCGCCTGGCCGTCGACGAGGCGTTCTTGTTCCGCTTCTCGGCGCTGACCTACAACGCGCACCGCATCCACTACGACCTGGGCTGGGCGCGCGCGGAGGGGTACGCCGGCCTGGTGGTGCACGGTCCGCTGCAGGCGCTGATGATGGCCGAGTTCGCCCGGCGGCACGGTGACGGCCTGGTCGGGCGGACCTTCGCCTTCCGGCTGGTCGCGCCGATGGTGGGCACCCAGACGCTGACGGTGTTGCCCGGGCCGGACGGCGCGCAGGTCCTGGACGCGGGCGGGCAGATCACGGCGCGCAGCGAGTTCGTTCCTGGAAACGTTGCCGGCGATTCGCCTGGTCAGGCCTGA
- a CDS encoding alpha-ketoacid dehydrogenase subunit beta, with protein sequence MARMRVRQAIAAALADAMREDGSVLLFGEDVAAAEGPFKTSEGLLAEFGPLRVRDTPISEMGFVGAAVGAAAVGMRPVVEIMFMEFLGVALDQLVTEAAKFRYLSNGRVSVPLVVRASIGSGLGFGTQHSQTLENWLTATPGLKVAVPSDAQTAYGLLRAAIRDPDPVAILEPRALYAERGECVTGEEGIVPLGTARVVREGDAVTVVALGQTVRAAVSAAERLGTGVEVIDLSTLVPWDRDTVLASVARTGRLVVVEESPSSGGWGSEVVSAVTAAAFRALQAPPFRITAPDVPVPYNRGLEARFSPSVDEVEYQLKTYLDTGEVPDPWWRREGVAA encoded by the coding sequence ATGGCGCGGATGCGGGTGCGGCAGGCGATTGCGGCGGCGTTGGCCGACGCGATGCGCGAGGACGGTTCGGTGCTGCTGTTCGGGGAGGACGTGGCGGCCGCCGAGGGCCCGTTCAAGACCTCCGAAGGACTGCTGGCCGAGTTCGGGCCGCTGCGGGTGCGGGACACCCCGATCTCGGAGATGGGCTTCGTCGGCGCCGCGGTCGGCGCCGCCGCGGTGGGCATGCGGCCGGTCGTCGAGATCATGTTCATGGAGTTCCTCGGCGTCGCGCTCGACCAGCTGGTCACCGAGGCGGCCAAGTTCCGCTACCTCAGCAACGGCCGGGTCAGCGTGCCGCTTGTCGTGCGCGCCAGCATCGGCTCCGGCCTCGGCTTCGGCACCCAGCACAGCCAGACGCTGGAAAACTGGCTCACCGCCACGCCCGGCCTCAAGGTCGCCGTGCCCAGCGACGCGCAGACGGCGTACGGGCTGCTCCGCGCCGCCATCCGCGACCCCGACCCGGTCGCGATCCTGGAGCCCCGCGCGCTCTACGCCGAGCGCGGCGAGTGCGTCACCGGCGAGGAGGGGATCGTCCCGCTCGGCACCGCCCGGGTCGTCCGCGAGGGCGACGCGGTCACCGTCGTCGCGCTCGGGCAGACCGTGCGCGCCGCGGTGAGCGCGGCCGAGCGGCTCGGCACCGGCGTCGAGGTGATCGACCTGTCCACACTCGTGCCCTGGGACCGCGACACGGTGCTCGCCTCGGTGGCCAGGACCGGCCGGCTCGTCGTGGTCGAGGAGTCGCCGTCCAGCGGCGGCTGGGGCAGCGAGGTCGTGTCGGCGGTGACCGCGGCGGCGTTCCGGGCGCTGCAGGCACCGCCGTTCCGGATCACCGCGCCGGACGTGCCGGTGCCCTACAACCGGGGGCTGGAGGCGCGCTTCAGCCCGTCCGTCGACGAGGTCGAATACCAGCTGAAGACGTACCTGGACACCGGCGAGGTGCCGGATCCGTGGTGGCGGCGTGAGGGAGTGGCGGCATGA
- a CDS encoding thiamine pyrophosphate-dependent dehydrogenase E1 component subunit alpha yields MTLVRSNDPERRRAALADPVARYERMYEIRRFEDRVNDLFARGAIHGTTHLCAGQEALDVSLALELRPTDTVSATYRGHGIALALGMTVHSVLAEIMGKADGCTGGVGGSMHLSDPDVGLLPTFAIVGAGLPVAAGAALAYQTRGEDHVAVCVFGDGAANIGAFHEALNLAAVWKLPVVFVCDNNVYAEYSRIDLTTPLSDLHRRAGSYDIPGVPVDGMDVTATRAVLAEAVARARAGEGPTLVEAKTYRFAGHSRADQATYRPAGELERWRERDPLTLARAELLAAGAASEDDLTALEKAVGEDLDAVADAVAALPDPEPAAMFRNVWAAA; encoded by the coding sequence ATGACCCTGGTGAGGTCGAACGACCCGGAGCGGCGGCGTGCGGCGCTGGCCGACCCGGTCGCGCGCTACGAGCGGATGTACGAGATCCGCCGCTTCGAGGACCGGGTCAACGATTTGTTCGCCCGCGGCGCCATCCACGGCACCACCCACCTGTGCGCCGGCCAGGAGGCGCTCGACGTCAGCCTGGCGCTGGAGCTGCGCCCCACCGACACGGTCAGCGCGACCTACCGGGGGCACGGCATCGCGCTCGCGCTCGGCATGACCGTCCACTCCGTGCTCGCCGAGATCATGGGCAAGGCCGACGGGTGTACCGGCGGCGTCGGCGGCTCGATGCACCTGTCGGACCCGGACGTCGGCCTGCTGCCCACGTTCGCGATCGTCGGTGCCGGCCTGCCGGTGGCCGCCGGTGCCGCCCTGGCGTACCAGACCCGCGGTGAGGACCACGTCGCGGTCTGCGTCTTCGGCGACGGCGCGGCCAACATCGGCGCCTTCCACGAGGCGCTCAACCTCGCCGCCGTCTGGAAGCTGCCGGTCGTCTTCGTCTGCGACAACAACGTCTACGCCGAGTACAGCCGGATCGACCTCACCACCCCGCTCAGCGACCTGCACCGCCGGGCCGGCTCGTACGACATCCCCGGCGTGCCGGTCGACGGCATGGACGTCACCGCGACGCGGGCGGTGCTGGCCGAAGCGGTCGCGCGGGCCCGGGCCGGCGAAGGGCCGACGCTGGTGGAGGCCAAGACCTACCGCTTCGCCGGGCACTCCCGCGCCGACCAGGCCACCTACCGGCCGGCGGGTGAGCTCGAAAGGTGGCGCGAGCGCGACCCGCTCACGCTGGCCAGGGCCGAGCTGCTGGCCGCCGGCGCCGCCTCCGAGGACGACTTGACCGCGCTGGAGAAGGCGGTCGGCGAGGACCTCGACGCCGTCGCGGACGCGGTGGCCGCGCTGCCCGACCCCGAGCCGGCGGCCATGTTCCGCAACGTGTGGGCCGCGGCATGA
- a CDS encoding biotin/lipoyl-containing protein: MKVTVKLPRVAETVDEVVIIEWEVAVGATVAAGDPLVKVETDKAVVEVPSPVAGVVREHLVKEDDEVRTGQPIAVIQAG; encoded by the coding sequence ATGAAGGTGACCGTCAAGCTGCCCCGGGTGGCCGAGACCGTCGACGAGGTCGTGATCATCGAGTGGGAGGTCGCCGTCGGCGCCACCGTGGCGGCCGGCGACCCGCTCGTGAAGGTGGAGACCGACAAGGCCGTTGTCGAGGTTCCGTCCCCGGTGGCGGGCGTGGTGCGGGAACATCTGGTCAAGGAGGACGACGAGGTGCGCACCGGGCAGCCGATCGCCGTCATCCAGGCGGGCTGA
- a CDS encoding amidohydrolase family protein — translation MLSIVDTHVHFWNHKHPELRWDWLAPEAVHPILGDIDGIKSEAFDARHVWAEARFAGVTHFVHVQAAIGSPDPVTETVWLTEMAAQYDGIPAAIVGHADLGLDGAQAQLERHLESPLFKGVRDFAAEPALAAGELPAAYERSLRFLAAHDLVFDLDCEYPNMAAAGALAARHPDLRVVLEHFGYPRRRDPDYFAAWRAAITELAKHPNVTCKISGLAMTDPLFSRESLRPWAEHCVDSFGPQRCVVGSNWPVDRLFSSYDSIMDCYREYVSTLSEDEQRAVLSGNALDLYRLAP, via the coding sequence GTGCTGTCCATTGTCGACACCCACGTGCACTTCTGGAACCACAAGCATCCGGAGCTGCGCTGGGACTGGCTGGCGCCGGAGGCGGTACACCCCATCCTCGGCGACATCGACGGCATCAAGAGCGAGGCGTTCGACGCCCGCCACGTGTGGGCCGAGGCGCGGTTCGCCGGCGTCACCCACTTCGTGCACGTGCAGGCGGCGATCGGCTCACCCGACCCGGTCACCGAGACGGTGTGGCTGACCGAGATGGCGGCACAGTACGACGGCATCCCCGCCGCGATCGTCGGCCACGCCGACCTCGGGCTCGACGGCGCGCAGGCACAGCTCGAACGGCACCTGGAGTCACCGCTCTTCAAGGGCGTACGCGACTTCGCCGCCGAACCGGCCCTGGCCGCCGGCGAGCTGCCCGCCGCGTACGAGCGGTCGCTGCGCTTCCTGGCCGCCCACGACCTCGTGTTCGACCTCGACTGCGAGTACCCCAACATGGCCGCCGCCGGCGCGCTCGCCGCCCGCCACCCGGACCTGCGCGTCGTGCTGGAACACTTCGGCTACCCGCGGCGCCGCGACCCGGACTACTTCGCCGCGTGGCGCGCCGCGATCACCGAGCTCGCCAAACACCCCAACGTGACCTGCAAGATCTCCGGGCTGGCGATGACCGACCCGCTCTTCAGCCGCGAGTCGCTGCGGCCGTGGGCCGAGCACTGCGTGGACAGCTTCGGACCGCAACGGTGCGTGGTGGGTTCGAACTGGCCGGTGGACCGCCTCTTCAGCTCCTACGACTCCATCATGGACTGTTACCGGGAATACGTGTCCACGCTGTCGGAGGACGAGCAGCGGGCCGTGCTGTCCGGCAACGCGCTCGACCTCTACCGGCTGGCGCCGTGA
- a CDS encoding mandelate racemase/muconate lactonizing enzyme family protein, which yields MKVAAVEPIPVAYPEPNDFGATRYLCLVKVTTDEGAVGWGEAITQFPDANHAVARLIEGMAEAVVGRDPVHTEAIWRVLKDRAWWYGYGGGLASYAIAALDIALWDLKGQALGRSVLDLLGGPVHERLPAIASAHAHRESIPEMAEEAAGWLSTGLQGVKVGFGKRGNARLGYEHDRDVEYVRAMREAIGPDRALMIDLGIAIKWDVATAVRRVRAFEDHRIEWIEEPLGAWDPEGYATLRAKTQTSIAYGEKEWTLDGFERVLATGTCDVLGVDPARAEGITGFKKVVDRVEFYRRQANAHAWSSAIVTAASLAISFSTPACKVFELKPLPNPMQHDLVAEPFAHVDGWMLPPVARPGLGITVDESVVDRYRA from the coding sequence GTGAAAGTCGCCGCCGTCGAACCGATCCCGGTCGCCTACCCGGAGCCCAACGACTTCGGCGCGACCCGGTACCTGTGCCTGGTCAAGGTGACCACCGACGAGGGGGCGGTCGGCTGGGGCGAGGCCATCACCCAGTTTCCGGACGCCAACCACGCGGTCGCCCGCCTCATCGAGGGGATGGCCGAGGCGGTCGTCGGCCGCGACCCGGTGCACACCGAGGCGATCTGGCGGGTCCTGAAGGACCGCGCCTGGTGGTACGGCTACGGCGGAGGCCTCGCCTCCTACGCCATCGCCGCCCTCGACATCGCGCTGTGGGACCTCAAGGGGCAGGCACTCGGGCGCAGCGTGCTCGACCTGCTCGGCGGCCCGGTGCACGAGCGGCTGCCGGCCATCGCCTCCGCGCACGCCCACCGCGAGTCGATCCCGGAGATGGCGGAGGAGGCGGCCGGCTGGCTCTCCACCGGCCTGCAGGGCGTGAAGGTCGGCTTCGGCAAGCGCGGCAACGCGCGACTGGGCTACGAGCACGACCGCGACGTCGAGTACGTGCGGGCCATGCGCGAGGCGATCGGCCCCGACCGCGCCCTGATGATCGACCTCGGCATCGCCATCAAGTGGGACGTGGCCACCGCGGTGCGCCGGGTCCGCGCCTTCGAGGACCACCGCATCGAGTGGATCGAGGAGCCGCTCGGCGCGTGGGATCCGGAAGGTTACGCGACGCTGCGGGCCAAGACCCAGACCTCCATCGCGTACGGCGAGAAGGAATGGACCCTCGACGGCTTCGAACGCGTGCTCGCGACCGGCACCTGCGACGTGCTCGGCGTCGACCCCGCGCGGGCCGAGGGCATCACCGGGTTCAAGAAGGTCGTCGACCGGGTGGAGTTCTACCGCCGGCAGGCCAACGCACACGCCTGGTCCTCGGCGATCGTAACGGCGGCGAGCCTCGCCATCTCGTTCAGCACGCCGGCCTGCAAGGTCTTCGAGCTCAAGCCGCTGCCCAACCCGATGCAGCACGACCTCGTCGCCGAGCCCTTCGCGCACGTCGACGGCTGGATGCTGCCGCCGGTGGCACGGCCCGGGCTGGGCATCACGGTCGACGAGAGCGTCGTGGACCGCTACCGGGCATGA
- a CDS encoding MmgE/PrpD family protein produces MSTLAAIAGHAAAAPVDRDRARLLLADHLACVAATDAPPLAPAAALAVRAHAGDRDDIFWPARIHPGSVVWPAILAAPVTADGPVVEAAAAGYEAAAVTATWLGDAYAARWHATATAGAAGAAAAAAVMLAGARDPDAIAAAVGLALTTAGGIGQTMRERSPAAAWHRAAAALTGLEAARAAAWGMRPPAGVLDGPAGVGALLGAAGPPPAAAGALGQTAIRPYPVNGFAQSAVAAVLALRARVSTVDALEASVAPAAASSDTTLWWDLAATVARAWVSSDPFHLVAERPPLDVRIHADEGRPIQSVRLWPAGRPEEAVEVTHAPGGPDQDTVPLAERKWSAMGGLDVLTLWTLAAAAIEGSAPLESIVEAVGRGRGG; encoded by the coding sequence ATGAGCACGCTCGCCGCCATCGCCGGGCACGCGGCCGCCGCCCCCGTCGACCGCGACCGTGCCCGCCTGCTGCTCGCCGACCACCTCGCGTGCGTGGCGGCGACGGACGCCCCGCCGCTCGCGCCGGCCGCCGCGCTGGCGGTGCGCGCACACGCCGGCGACCGCGACGACATCTTCTGGCCCGCCCGCATCCACCCCGGCTCGGTGGTGTGGCCCGCCATCCTCGCCGCTCCCGTCACGGCGGACGGACCTGTGGTGGAGGCCGCCGCCGCGGGCTACGAGGCCGCGGCCGTCACCGCGACCTGGCTCGGCGACGCCTACGCCGCCCGGTGGCACGCCACCGCCACCGCTGGAGCGGCGGGCGCCGCCGCGGCCGCCGCCGTCATGCTCGCCGGTGCGCGTGACCCGGACGCGATCGCCGCCGCCGTCGGCCTCGCCCTCACCACCGCCGGCGGGATCGGCCAGACCATGCGCGAACGCTCCCCGGCCGCCGCCTGGCACCGCGCCGCCGCCGCCCTGACCGGCCTGGAAGCGGCCCGCGCCGCCGCCTGGGGCATGCGCCCGCCCGCGGGTGTGCTGGACGGCCCGGCCGGCGTCGGCGCACTGCTCGGCGCGGCCGGCCCGCCACCGGCCGCGGCAGGTGCGCTGGGGCAGACCGCCATCCGCCCGTACCCGGTGAACGGCTTCGCCCAGAGCGCGGTGGCGGCGGTGCTCGCCCTCCGCGCGCGCGTCTCCACAGTGGACGCGCTTGAGGCGTCGGTGGCGCCTGCGGCGGCGTCGAGCGATACCACGTTGTGGTGGGATTTGGCGGCGACCGTCGCCCGTGCGTGGGTGTCCAGCGACCCGTTCCACCTCGTGGCCGAGCGCCCGCCACTTGACGTGCGGATACACGCCGACGAGGGCCGCCCGATCCAGTCGGTGCGCCTCTGGCCCGCAGGCCGTCCGGAGGAGGCGGTCGAGGTCACGCACGCCCCCGGCGGCCCGGACCAGGACACGGTGCCCCTGGCCGAACGCAAGTGGTCAGCGATGGGAGGCCTCGACGTGCTGACGCTGTGGACCCTCGCTGCGGCGGCGATC